The sequence AGGAAGTTGCGATTTTAGATCCGTCAGCACATGGTTGGGAACGTTTTGGCCCAAATAATGACATGGAACCTGCACCTTGGGGAAATTTCATTGAAGGAGCTTGGATGACCAAACACAATGGAAAATATTATATGCAATACGGCGCGCCTGCAACCGAATTTAAAGGTTATGCGAATGGTGTTCATGTGGGTGATAATCCGTTAGGGCCATTTACGTATCAAAAACACAATCCAATGTCTTATAAACCGGGTGGATTTGTAATTGGTGCTGGACACGGAAATACTTTTGCTGATAATTATGGAAATTATTGGAATACAGGAACCTGTAAAATCTCAATAAAGGACCGTTTTGAGCGCCGTATCGATATGTTTCCTGCCGGATTTGACAAAGATGATGTAATGTATTCTATTACAGCTTATGGAGATTTCCCGATTGTCTTGCCAACAAGTCAGCGCGATCAGACAAAAGGTGCTTCATCTGGCTGGATGTTGCTTTCGTATAAAAAACCGGTAGCAGTTTCTTCTTCTGAGGAATGTATGGAAGTAGAAACACACAGAATGGATAATGGAGGCAAAAAAGTTTATGAGAAATTCTGCTACGGTCCTGAAAATCTAACGGATGAAAATATTCAAACCTATTGGTCGGCAAAAACAAGCAATCCCGGCGAGTGGCTTCAAATGGATTTGGGAAGAAAAATGGAAATAAATGCAGTGCAGATTAATTATGCAGATCATAAAGCGACGCAATACAATAAAGCAATGGATATTTATTACCAATACAAAATATTCATGTCTGATGATGCTCAAAATTGGACTTTGGTTGTCGATAAATCTAAAAACGATAAAGATGCACCACACGATTATGTGGAGCTTTCCAAATCGATAAAAGCGCGCTATATCAAAATGGAAAATAGTCACAATGCTTCAGGTTTATTTGCAATTTCAGATTTTAGAGTATTTGGGAATGGTTTGTCTGAAAAGCCAAAAGCAGTTTCTAACTTCAAAGTTGACCGAAGCAAAGTAGATTCTCGCA comes from Flavobacterium sp. KACC 22761 and encodes:
- a CDS encoding discoidin domain-containing protein; translation: MKKIFKQMRLPIVLFLIVFKSNMLAQNTTGKTEWFDPNKPATTYCNPINIGYNYTTYNHNGIPYSRRSSADPVIITYKGEYYLFATNQAGFFWSKDMSNWNFVYGSFQRQPGDDDQCAPAAWVVNDTLFYVGSTWKRDHPIWKTADPKSGRWIRHVDKAMLPTWDPAIFQDDDKKVYMYYGSSGKLPLVGVEVDYNTWLPKGNQADYATLYKATEVEDIQKPYGQIKEVAILDPSAHGWERFGPNNDMEPAPWGNFIEGAWMTKHNGKYYMQYGAPATEFKGYANGVHVGDNPLGPFTYQKHNPMSYKPGGFVIGAGHGNTFADNYGNYWNTGTCKISIKDRFERRIDMFPAGFDKDDVMYSITAYGDFPIVLPTSQRDQTKGASSGWMLLSYKKPVAVSSSEECMEVETHRMDNGGKKVYEKFCYGPENLTDENIQTYWSAKTSNPGEWLQMDLGRKMEINAVQINYADHKATQYNKAMDIYYQYKIFMSDDAQNWTLVVDKSKNDKDAPHDYVELSKSIKARYIKMENSHNASGLFAISDFRVFGNGLSEKPKAVSNFKVDRSKVDSRNAMISWKKQSDAIGYNIFYGIAPDKLYNSIMVYGDNTYDFRGLDKGTKYYFTIEPFNENGIGTRNKLIEVK